CCTGGAGGAAGGCAGCCAAAAAATTCCGGAAGATAAAACAAAGTTGAAGTACGGCGTTTCCATCACGGACCCATGCATCAGTTGGCCCACGACCGAGCGTCTTTTGCGCGGCGGCTACGAAATGTTAAAGCCAGTTTAAGAGGCGGGTTTTGAAGATTTTTCAGAGTATTCACCGGACATTTCTGGATGCCGGTTGCCCTCCAGATCGGGCCATTTTCCCGGCTTATACGGGCATTTGATTAGATACTCGTTTACCCATTTGGTTTGACATTAGTCAATCTGCTTGGTAGTTTAGATTACCGCCATGCACACGTCACAGACAGTGCTCAGTTCGATCATAACTCTCAACCGTTTGGAAGAAGAACTCAAGGCCCTTGGGGCTTATTCGAAAAAACGCTCCGAACTTGAAAAAACCATCAATCGACTGCGCCCTAAAATCCCGCACACTGTACTTTCCCACCATGACCGCATCCGGGCCAAGGGCCGCCGCAGCATCGCGCCGGTCCAGGATTGGATCTGCCACGGCTGTTACATTACAATACCCATTGGCTTGCGCCAACCGTTGAGCCTGGCAAACGACCTTTTTGTCTGCGAAAACTGCGGTTCGTACATTTATCTGCCGGATGGCACCGAGAACCGCCCGCTGGACATTTCGCCCGCAGTATCCAAACGCTCCAAAAAAATCGCGGCTGTCGTTGCGCAGCAAGTCAAGGACACGAAGGATGCCAAGGATATCAAGGAAGCGACCGCGGCCAAACCCAAGGCATCGGCTACCCCCGCCAACGGCGACCGTGTCGCCATGATGCGCGAATTGATGGCCAAAATGCGGAAATCCGACGAGCAGGAGGTTGAGGCCTCCAAGGATCTCAGGACGGTTGCTTCAGCCAGAAAATAATCGTTTGAGCTATGACTCAGACGGAGCAATCAATCGTTTGATAGGTTTCAGATAAACCGTTTCCTTCCCGTCCAATATTTCATCCGCCGCACCCGTTACCCCAAACACCCGGTCCCAGACGCGTTCCAGACAGTGTGGCGCCAATTCCATCCGGAGCGCCAGCTCCAGCACCCTTTCATAAAAAGACCTTGGCCGTCCGCGAATGCAAGCCGATGTCACCGCAAATTGCGCGCCCGCATAAAAACGGAACCCTTCCGGGCACTCCTGCCCGAACAGCGCCGTATAAAATTCTTCCATAGGCAACTCACAGCGGCCGGGATTTTTGCTCCAGGGCACAAACAGCCGCCGTCCGTTTTTGTCGTCCGTATCGATCAAAAAGCCCAGCCACAGAAAATTCTCCACCGCGCGCGCGCCCGAGTTGAGGTCCCGCAGCACGCGGTGAAAATCATGGGCATGATCAAAGGGCTTGCCCTGGCAAAAAACCGTCAGGTCGGCCAGGTGCTCATACTGTGTTACAATATGATGCAGATAGGTGTGGGCCTCGCGACCGGCGTTGGGCAAATCAATTCCACCCGGCAAGGTCTTTCCTTTATTATACAGATGAACCCGCACGGCGGCGGGGATGTTGCCCATCCAGGAAACGTCTTCTGCGTAACGCGCTACAACGAGATCGATCATTCCGGCTGCATGCTACATTTCCCCGCGCAAAAGTGAAGCCTCCCGCTCAAAACACTCTTTTTGGAAGTTTTTGGTTTAGATTTTTAAAAAATGTGTGATACCTTCACGCACCGTGCCCGATATCATCTCAGCCTCAAATCTCGTTTACAGCTATGGCAAAACAACACGCGCCCTCGACGGGGTGTCGCTGGGCTTCCCGCCGGGCAGGATTTCAGGACTCCTGGGCCCGAACGGGAGCGGCAAATCCACTTTGTTCAAATTGATGACCACCCTGTTGCGTGTGCAGAAAGGGGAGTTGCTGGTCTGCGGCCATTCCGTGAGCACCCGCCAGCACCTGGTCCGGCAAAAGCTCGGCGTGGTGTTTCAATCTCCCGCGCTCGACAAAAAACTGACCTCGCGCGAAAACCTGATCCATCAGGGCCATTTGTACGGCTTGCGGGGACCGGACCTTGCAGCCCGCATCGAACATTGGTCCGCAGTCCTTGGGATTGCGCCCCGGCTTGATGAGATCGTGGAAAAGTTGTCAGGCGGCCTGCAGCGCCGGGTAGAGATTGCAAAAGCGCTTCTTCACGATCCCGAAATCCTCCTCATGGACGAGCCTTCCAACGGCCTGGATCCCCTGGTGCGGCGGGATTTGTGGAAAACCCTCAAACAACTTATCTCCAAATCCCGCAAAACGATTGTTCTCTCGACTCATTTGATGGACGAAGCCCGCCTCTGCCATCATCTTGTGATGCTCGACAAGGGCAGGGTCGTGGGCAGCGGCTCGCCGGAGGAAATGATCGATGAGATGGGTTCCGTGCTGGTGCGCATCGAATCGGAAAAACCGAGGAGTTTGCTTGGAAAACTTCAGGAGGATCCCGGAGTGGACGGGAAAATCGTGGAAGGCATCATCCGCATCGAGACGCAGGGCATGCCCGCGGGACGGAATCTGATCGCAAAAATCATCAAGGCGTACAGCCCGGAAATACAGTCCATCAGCCTGTCCAAACCGACTTTGGAAGATGTGTTTGTTGCGCGGGCAGGCCGCAATTGGCACGATGACGAGGAAACCGATAAATGAGACCCAACCC
This genomic window from Candidatus Methylacidiphilales bacterium contains:
- a CDS encoding DUF3431 domain-containing protein translates to MIDLVVARYAEDVSWMGNIPAAVRVHLYNKGKTLPGGIDLPNAGREAHTYLHHIVTQYEHLADLTVFCQGKPFDHAHDFHRVLRDLNSGARAVENFLWLGFLIDTDDKNGRRLFVPWSKNPGRCELPMEEFYTALFGQECPEGFRFYAGAQFAVTSACIRGRPRSFYERVLELALRMELAPHCLERVWDRVFGVTGAADEILDGKETVYLKPIKRLIAPSES
- a CDS encoding ABC transporter ATP-binding protein; amino-acid sequence: MIPSRTVPDIISASNLVYSYGKTTRALDGVSLGFPPGRISGLLGPNGSGKSTLFKLMTTLLRVQKGELLVCGHSVSTRQHLVRQKLGVVFQSPALDKKLTSRENLIHQGHLYGLRGPDLAARIEHWSAVLGIAPRLDEIVEKLSGGLQRRVEIAKALLHDPEILLMDEPSNGLDPLVRRDLWKTLKQLISKSRKTIVLSTHLMDEARLCHHLVMLDKGRVVGSGSPEEMIDEMGSVLVRIESEKPRSLLGKLQEDPGVDGKIVEGIIRIETQGMPAGRNLIAKIIKAYSPEIQSISLSKPTLEDVFVARAGRNWHDDEETDK